In one Culex quinquefasciatus strain JHB chromosome 2, VPISU_Cqui_1.0_pri_paternal, whole genome shotgun sequence genomic region, the following are encoded:
- the LOC119766030 gene encoding uncharacterized protein DDB_G0283697-like has product MSPDVLKVTLSQYRGPLITSYSGDGGGVKGGEAGYVKSNSESGSGGYRHKESFHTKDGNDYEHERQEGYGESKGEEVDHGSGASDGHAESERKNDETDGDSREEVEEDRNYEVTEEDNNDHKNPQQHTTYGVAPTKQTKKKIQPVPEFGTRLTLPKKTSHKKNHNGYETVIYHDNEQKGFEKGYDRRHGHNSPPKSVMVTQKDEDYEEPREEDREDEEEEEVREDDEKTEDQDREEYDENYNSYKYGNDFAKNYYDDEERESEDRRNERRGSARDDGPDYDAEVDKEQIDETANEDKYYGDEYDDDDYRRRQYEYASEADYDAQR; this is encoded by the exons ATGAGTCCGGACGTGTTGAAAGTGACTTTGAGTCAGTATCGTGGACCGTTGATTACGAGCTATTCCGGGGACGGTGGTGGCGTTAAGGGTGGTGAAGCTGGTTACGTGAAGTCGAACAGTGAGAGTGGTTCCGGAGGGTATCGCCATAAGGAGAGTTTCCACACCAAGGATGGAAACGACTACGAGCACGAGCGGCAGGAAGGTTACGGGGAGTCGAAGGGGGAAGAGGTTGATCATGGAAGTGGTGCAAGTGACGGACATGCGGAAAGTGAACGGAAGAACGATGAAACGGATGGGGATAGTCGGGAGGAGGTCGAGGAAGATCGGAACTACGAAGTGACGGAAGAGGATAA TAATgaccacaaaaatccacaacAACATACGACCTACGGAGTGGCACCCACGAAACAAACGAAGAAGAAAATCCAGCCAGTTCCGGAGTTTGGAACCAGGTTGACGCTGCCGAAGAAGACGTCCCACAAGAAGAACCACAACGGGTACGAAACGGTGATCTACCACGATAATGAGCAGAAGGGCTTCGAGAAGGGTTACGATCGACGGCATGGTCACAATTCTCCACCAAAGTCGGTGATGGTCACGCAGAAAGATGAAGATTACGAGGAGCCTCGGGAGGAGGATCGTGAggacgaggaggaggaagaaGTTCGTGAAGATGATGAAAAGACAG AAGATCAGGACCGAGAAGAGTACGACGAGAATTACAACAGCTACAAGTATGGTAATGACTTTGCCAAGAATTACTACGATGATGAGGAACGGGAGAGTGAAGATCGAAGAAACGAGCGCCGGGGTTCGGCCCGGGACGACGGTCCCGACTACGACGCCGAGGTCGATAAGGAGCAGATTGATGAGACTGCAAATGAGGATAAGTACTACGGCGATGAGTACGATGACGATGATTACAGGCGGCGGCAGTACGAGTACGCCAGTGAGGCCGATTATGATGCTCAGCGATAG